A stretch of Pseudoprevotella muciniphila DNA encodes these proteins:
- the pafA gene encoding alkaline phosphatase PafA, protein MKTLFKLLIILALTALCARPVSAQPERPKLVVGIVIDQMRWDYLMRYQNRYCEGGFKRLMREGFSCDNCMINYIPTVTAAGHASVYTGTFPSVHGIVGNSFRIGYKWVGCVEDTTVIGVGTTGKQGKVSPRNMMTTTFADELRLATNFRSKTIGVSIKDRGAILPAGHTANGAYWYDNETGNFISSTFYTDKLPDWVNKFNERKLADKYLSQKWEPLYPIETYTQSTADDAPYEGTYVKGQPTVFPIDVPEAKKSWGYGLMKYVPAGATITFDIAKAALEGEQLGKGSECDILTVSISTTDGIGHHVGINAAETEDCYLRLDRDLADFLTTLDKHVGEGNYIVFLTADHGAAHNISFNQDHRIPSQPWDMGKTTRALNKYLQQHYGTDRKLIFGDANCQIILQRDVIEELGIKPEELTQLAIDYLKKDTRFAYVAELEKISTATVPQPVRERAINGYNRLRSGDIATIPQPAIYGDAEQKLVKGTTHGVWNPYDAHIPCLFMGWHIPKGKSSREVHMTDIAPTICNLLSIQMPNGCTGQPIEFR, encoded by the coding sequence ATGAAAACCCTCTTCAAACTCCTCATCATCCTTGCCCTCACGGCACTCTGCGCCCGCCCCGTCAGCGCACAACCCGAACGCCCGAAACTCGTAGTAGGCATAGTCATCGACCAAATGCGATGGGACTACCTCATGCGCTATCAGAACCGCTATTGCGAAGGCGGATTCAAACGCCTCATGCGCGAAGGATTCAGTTGCGACAACTGCATGATCAACTACATACCCACCGTCACAGCAGCAGGACACGCCTCGGTATATACCGGAACATTCCCCTCCGTACACGGCATAGTGGGCAACTCATTCCGGATAGGCTATAAGTGGGTGGGATGCGTGGAAGACACCACAGTCATCGGCGTAGGCACCACAGGAAAGCAAGGAAAAGTGTCGCCCAGGAACATGATGACCACCACCTTCGCCGACGAACTCCGGCTTGCCACAAACTTCCGCTCGAAAACAATAGGCGTCAGCATAAAGGACCGCGGAGCCATACTCCCCGCAGGACACACCGCAAACGGCGCATACTGGTATGACAACGAGACAGGAAACTTCATCAGCAGCACATTCTACACCGACAAACTCCCCGACTGGGTGAACAAATTCAACGAACGTAAACTCGCCGACAAATACCTCTCGCAAAAATGGGAACCCCTCTACCCCATAGAAACCTACACCCAAAGCACAGCCGACGACGCACCATACGAAGGCACATACGTCAAGGGACAACCCACCGTGTTCCCCATCGACGTGCCCGAAGCCAAAAAATCATGGGGATACGGACTCATGAAATACGTGCCAGCTGGAGCAACCATCACCTTCGACATCGCTAAGGCAGCACTCGAAGGAGAACAACTCGGAAAAGGCAGCGAATGCGACATACTCACCGTCAGCATATCAACCACCGACGGAATAGGACACCACGTCGGCATCAACGCAGCAGAAACCGAAGACTGCTACCTACGCCTCGACCGCGACCTCGCCGACTTCCTCACAACGCTCGACAAACACGTAGGCGAAGGCAACTACATCGTCTTCCTCACTGCAGACCACGGCGCAGCACACAACATCTCATTCAACCAAGACCACCGCATACCATCCCAACCATGGGACATGGGAAAAACCACACGCGCGCTCAATAAATACCTACAGCAGCACTACGGCACCGACAGAAAACTCATCTTCGGAGACGCCAACTGCCAAATCATACTCCAACGCGACGTCATCGAAGAACTCGGCATCAAACCCGAAGAACTCACACAACTCGCCATAGACTACCTCAAAAAAGACACACGCTTCGCATACGTCGCAGAACTCGAAAAAATCAGCACAGCAACAGTGCCGCAACCCGTCCGCGAACGCGCCATCAACGGCTACAACCGCCTACGCAGTGGCGACATAGCAACCATACCACAACCCGCCATCTACGGAGATGCAGAGCAAAAACTCGTAAAAGGCACCACACACGGCGTATGGAACCCCTACGACGCACACATACCATGCCTCTTCATGGGATGGCACATACCAAAAGGAAAATCCTCCCGCGAAGTACACATGACCGACATAGCACCAACCATCTGCAACCTCCTCTCCATACAAATGCCAAACGGCTGCACAGGACAACCCATTGAGTTCAGGTAG
- a CDS encoding transposase produces the protein MANTYLKLYVHCIFHVKTTSVAVQKQDLNRLFAYIATTARNIGADYVEVGGMRDHIHILTVLPKTISISEFVKTLKAESSRWIKTLAPMYMDFSWQSGYGAFSVSPSLKDKTVSYIKNQEKHHTKRTFQEEYKLFLQEYEIEYEERYAFCD, from the coding sequence ATGGCAAATACATATCTAAAACTTTATGTTCACTGCATCTTTCATGTTAAAACAACAAGCGTTGCAGTACAAAAGCAAGATTTGAATAGGCTTTTCGCATATATCGCCACAACGGCACGAAATATTGGTGCTGATTATGTTGAAGTAGGCGGAATGCGAGACCATATACACATCCTTACTGTTTTGCCAAAAACAATAAGCATTTCGGAGTTCGTAAAGACTTTGAAAGCAGAAAGTAGTAGATGGATTAAAACGCTTGCCCCTATGTATATGGATTTTAGTTGGCAAAGTGGTTATGGTGCCTTTTCTGTCAGTCCTTCCCTAAAGGATAAAACGGTGAGTTACATCAAAAATCAAGAAAAGCATCATACGAAACGAACATTTCAAGAAGAATATAAATTGTTTTTGCAGGAATATGAGATAGAATACGAAGAACGCTATGCCTTTTGCGACTGA
- a CDS encoding RNA-binding S4 domain-containing protein, with amino-acid sequence MEARLDKWLWAVRIFKTRSIAADACKNGRVSINGALAKPARTVKEGDEVSVRKPPVTYTFRVLQAIEKRVGAKLLPDIIENITDPEQYEILEMSRISGFVNRAKGTGRPTKKDRRALEEFTQPIFFDDDEEL; translated from the coding sequence ATGGAAGCACGACTCGACAAATGGCTATGGGCTGTACGCATCTTCAAGACACGAAGCATCGCAGCCGACGCCTGTAAGAACGGAAGGGTGAGCATCAACGGCGCACTCGCAAAACCCGCCCGCACAGTGAAGGAAGGCGACGAAGTGAGCGTGCGAAAACCACCCGTCACCTACACCTTCCGCGTACTCCAAGCCATAGAGAAAAGGGTAGGGGCGAAACTCCTGCCCGACATCATAGAAAACATCACCGACCCCGAACAGTACGAAATACTCGAAATGAGCCGCATCAGCGGATTCGTCAACAGAGCAAAAGGCACAGGAAGACCTACCAAGAAGGACCGACGTGCCCTCGAAGAATTCACACAACCCATCTTCTTCGACGATGACGAAGAACTATAA
- the pth gene encoding aminoacyl-tRNA hydrolase: MNHLIAGLGNPGDEYAATRHNIGYMIVDHIAREAGVEFEDRRYGYVAEVRVKNQTLILLKPTTYMNLSGNAVRYWLNKKNIPVERLLVVVDDLALPLGAIRLKASGSEGGHNGLRSIAQQISTQAYARLRFGIGSEFRRGGQVDFVLSDFMPEEQQTLEERIARAAEAVKSYALQGIDATMNQYNGK, translated from the coding sequence ATGAACCACCTCATAGCCGGCTTGGGAAACCCCGGAGACGAATACGCAGCAACACGCCACAACATAGGCTACATGATTGTGGACCACATAGCACGCGAAGCAGGAGTAGAATTTGAAGACCGACGATACGGCTACGTGGCTGAGGTGCGCGTAAAAAACCAGACGCTCATCCTCCTCAAACCCACCACATACATGAACCTCTCAGGCAATGCCGTGCGCTATTGGCTCAACAAGAAGAACATACCCGTGGAAAGACTCCTCGTCGTGGTGGACGACCTCGCACTGCCACTCGGTGCCATACGCCTCAAGGCATCAGGCAGCGAAGGCGGACACAACGGACTGCGATCCATAGCACAGCAAATCTCCACACAAGCCTACGCCCGCCTGCGCTTCGGAATAGGCAGCGAATTCCGCAGGGGAGGACAAGTGGACTTCGTGCTCAGCGACTTCATGCCCGAAGAGCAGCAAACCCTCGAAGAAAGAATAGCACGTGCCGCAGAAGCCGTGAAAAGTTACGCACTGCAAGGCATCGACGCCACAATGAACCAGTACAACGGAAAATAA
- a CDS encoding 50S ribosomal protein L25/general stress protein Ctc, with the protein MKQISISGTARVAGGKKAAKALRATGNVPCVLYGLKRGEDKLPEATPFAVSEKEIKKLIYTPDVYIVNIDLDGEAHQAIVKETQFHPVKDNVLHVDFYEITPDNPIVIGIPIQMVGHAPGVRAGGRLSSMLRKLNVRGLYKDIPEKLDIDVSALELGKSIKVGELSYDNLELVTPKEVIVCTIRMTRAARSAADQAAAENAE; encoded by the coding sequence ATGAAACAAATCTCTATCAGCGGCACAGCACGTGTCGCAGGCGGTAAAAAAGCCGCTAAGGCATTGAGAGCAACGGGCAACGTACCCTGCGTGCTCTACGGACTGAAAAGAGGCGAAGACAAACTGCCTGAGGCAACTCCCTTCGCAGTGTCAGAAAAGGAAATCAAGAAACTCATCTACACACCCGATGTGTACATCGTAAACATCGACCTCGACGGAGAAGCACATCAGGCAATCGTGAAGGAAACACAGTTCCACCCCGTCAAGGACAACGTGCTACACGTTGACTTCTACGAAATCACACCCGACAACCCCATCGTCATCGGTATTCCTATCCAAATGGTAGGACACGCTCCCGGTGTACGCGCCGGTGGTCGCCTCTCAAGCATGCTCCGCAAACTCAACGTACGCGGTCTCTACAAAGACATTCCCGAAAAACTCGACATCGACGTTTCTGCGCTCGAACTCGGTAAGTCCATCAAGGTGGGTGAACTCAGTTACGACAACCTCGAACTCGTAACACCGAAAGAGGTCATCGTATGCACCATCCGCATGACACGTGCTGCACGAAGCGCAGCCGACCAAGCAGCCGCTGAAAACGCTGAATAA
- a CDS encoding DUF3276 family protein gives MTEINEILFSRTMKAGRRMYYIDVKQDKNDEYYLSVTESKRVKDGTELEKPVFEKHKIFLYREDLLKFNDAFQEAMDYIRQNAGLTERVAWKNQEEQSETAEEPAEEPAEEPAEPAEVSEPEATEETPEEDEFKIDIEF, from the coding sequence ATGACCGAAATAAACGAAATCCTGTTCTCACGCACTATGAAGGCAGGGCGCCGCATGTACTATATCGACGTCAAGCAGGACAAAAATGATGAGTATTACCTCTCTGTTACGGAAAGCAAGAGGGTGAAGGACGGTACGGAACTTGAGAAGCCCGTGTTCGAGAAGCACAAAATCTTCCTCTATCGCGAAGACCTCCTGAAGTTCAACGACGCCTTCCAGGAAGCCATGGACTACATCAGGCAGAACGCAGGACTTACCGAAAGAGTAGCGTGGAAAAATCAGGAAGAGCAAAGCGAAACAGCAGAAGAACCGGCAGAAGAACCGGCAGAAGAACCGGCAGAACCTGCTGAAGTAAGCGAACCCGAAGCAACAGAAGAAACTCCGGAAGAAGACGAATTCAAAATCGACATAGAGTTCTGA
- the nusB gene encoding transcription antitermination factor NusB, whose protein sequence is MINRELIRLKVVQLLYAYYQNEGKPLDVALKELDFSLLKAHDLYCYLLSLLVEVRKTAERHAEVAETRNKRMKVSIDGELPERMLANNKFLLQLEENTTLTAYREKKKELAGEENLIKKLYTAFMESEVFDMFVKMEDRSYDADRELVRKLYKTHIDGNDMFDTVIEEGSLYWNDDKHVLDSFVMKTIKRFKPENGADQELLPPYSNEEDHAFAQELFQAAITRSEEIRTLIRKNCKNWEFSRLALMDVVIMQLALAELFTFAHIPISVTLNEYLNLAKVYSTPRSPGYINGLLDNVIKKLKKQGAIMK, encoded by the coding sequence ATGATAAACAGAGAACTGATACGTCTGAAGGTGGTGCAGTTGCTTTACGCCTACTACCAGAACGAAGGAAAGCCGCTCGACGTGGCTTTGAAGGAATTGGATTTCAGCCTTCTGAAGGCTCACGATTTGTACTGTTACCTGCTGTCGCTCCTTGTAGAAGTGCGCAAGACGGCAGAGCGGCACGCCGAGGTGGCAGAAACACGCAACAAGCGCATGAAGGTCAGCATTGACGGCGAACTGCCCGAGCGTATGCTGGCGAACAACAAATTCCTGCTGCAACTTGAGGAAAACACAACCCTTACCGCCTACCGCGAGAAGAAGAAAGAACTCGCCGGCGAGGAGAACCTGATAAAGAAACTCTATACGGCGTTCATGGAGAGCGAAGTGTTCGACATGTTCGTCAAGATGGAGGACCGCTCGTACGACGCGGACCGCGAACTGGTGCGCAAACTCTACAAGACACACATTGACGGCAACGACATGTTCGACACTGTGATAGAAGAAGGCAGCCTCTACTGGAACGACGACAAGCACGTGCTCGACTCGTTCGTGATGAAGACCATCAAGCGCTTCAAGCCCGAGAACGGTGCCGATCAGGAACTTCTGCCACCTTATAGCAATGAGGAGGACCACGCGTTTGCGCAAGAACTCTTTCAGGCAGCCATCACACGCAGCGAGGAGATACGCACACTTATCCGCAAGAACTGCAAGAACTGGGAGTTTTCACGCCTGGCGCTGATGGACGTCGTCATCATGCAACTGGCGCTGGCAGAGTTGTTCACCTTCGCCCACATCCCCATCAGCGTGACGCTGAACGAATACCTCAACCTGGCGAAGGTGTACAGCACACCGCGCAGCCCGGGCTACATCAACGGCCTGCTCGACAACGTAATCAAAAAACTCAAGAAACAAGGCGCCATCATGAAATGA
- the yajC gene encoding preprotein translocase subunit YajC — protein MSMTFALLQAEGGAMGGYGGIIMIVALFAIMYFFMIRPQNKKAKKEREFRNSLKEGDDVMTIGGLHGRVHRVEDTTVTLEVATGVKLKFEKSAILQKSAQQ, from the coding sequence ATTTCTATGACATTTGCACTATTGCAAGCAGAAGGTGGTGCCATGGGCGGTTACGGCGGCATCATCATGATTGTGGCACTGTTTGCCATCATGTATTTCTTCATGATTCGTCCTCAGAACAAGAAAGCGAAGAAAGAGCGCGAATTCCGCAACTCGCTCAAAGAAGGCGACGACGTGATGACCATCGGCGGTCTGCACGGCAGGGTACACCGCGTGGAAGACACCACCGTGACACTCGAAGTGGCTACAGGCGTGAAACTCAAGTTTGAGAAGAGTGCCATCCTTCAGAAGAGCGCGCAGCAATAA
- a CDS encoding YbbR-like domain-containing protein: MKKLWINITKIARNCFSYIWNRQFLTFLSFFMLSFIFWVFFTLNETYEQDFSIPLELKNKPDNVKITMDPPKEIVVTIRDKGSKLLQYAYGSGFAPVQINFKDYANKQGQVKVSVSDVRRQIESQLSRRSTLVRLRPETIEYMYNLGNNKVVPIIFDDVQAMPAKGYIITSRTASTNRARIYAQQSMLDTITAVYARTSFFNDVKGRQRFSIELAPIRGVKMEPDTVFYTVTSDIVNEKTVQVKVQGVNFPATKTLRTFPGTVDVTFKVPAAQYNSITADDFVLVLDYESLLNAKSNKVRLNLKSLPKGVSSAAIHPQDVQFLIEQLPESNDGE; encoded by the coding sequence GTGAAGAAACTCTGGATCAACATAACGAAGATAGCCAGGAACTGCTTTTCCTACATCTGGAACAGGCAGTTCCTCACATTCCTGTCCTTCTTTATGCTGTCGTTCATCTTCTGGGTTTTCTTCACGCTGAACGAGACTTACGAGCAGGATTTCTCCATACCGCTGGAACTGAAGAACAAGCCTGACAACGTGAAGATCACGATGGACCCGCCGAAGGAAATCGTGGTAACCATCCGCGACAAGGGTTCAAAACTTCTGCAATACGCCTACGGTTCGGGGTTCGCTCCGGTACAGATCAACTTCAAGGACTATGCCAACAAGCAGGGTCAGGTGAAGGTATCGGTGAGCGATGTGCGGCGCCAGATAGAGTCGCAACTCAGCCGCAGGTCCACCCTCGTGCGCCTGCGCCCCGAGACCATAGAATATATGTACAACCTCGGCAACAACAAGGTGGTGCCCATCATCTTCGACGACGTACAGGCAATGCCGGCAAAAGGCTATATCATCACGAGCCGCACCGCCAGCACGAACCGCGCACGCATCTACGCGCAGCAGAGCATGCTCGACACCATCACAGCCGTATATGCCCGTACGTCGTTCTTCAACGACGTGAAGGGACGGCAGCGGTTCAGCATAGAACTTGCGCCCATACGCGGTGTGAAGATGGAGCCCGACACCGTGTTCTACACCGTTACGTCCGACATCGTGAACGAAAAGACGGTGCAGGTGAAAGTGCAGGGCGTGAACTTCCCTGCCACAAAGACATTGCGCACCTTCCCCGGCACGGTGGATGTCACGTTCAAGGTGCCGGCTGCCCAATACAACAGCATCACGGCTGACGACTTCGTGCTCGTGCTCGACTATGAATCGCTGCTCAATGCCAAGTCGAACAAGGTGCGCCTGAACCTTAAGTCGCTGCCCAAGGGTGTATCGAGCGCCGCAATCCACCCGCAGGACGTGCAGTTCCTCATCGAGCAGTTGCCCGAGAGCAATGACGGCGAGTGA
- the coaE gene encoding dephospho-CoA kinase (Dephospho-CoA kinase (CoaE) performs the final step in coenzyme A biosynthesis.) yields MKTSYGITGGIASGKSAVCRLLHAMGHPVFYCDDEAKRIIRTDPDVRRELTAVVGEGVYDDEGRLVKSVLAAYICRGGDCSERVDAIVHPRVREAYKAWHARQTAETTFMECALLFESGFDRLVDRTVLVHTRDEVRLARLMARDGISRAQARKWMALQMTEAEKLARADIVISNDGTPEALEREVRQWLEARR; encoded by the coding sequence ATGAAGACATCATACGGTATCACCGGCGGCATAGCGAGCGGCAAGAGTGCTGTTTGCCGGCTTTTGCACGCTATGGGGCATCCCGTGTTCTACTGCGACGACGAAGCCAAGCGCATCATCCGCACCGACCCTGACGTGCGGCGCGAACTGACGGCAGTGGTGGGCGAAGGCGTTTACGATGACGAGGGGCGGCTGGTGAAGTCCGTACTGGCAGCATACATCTGTCGCGGCGGGGATTGTTCGGAGCGTGTGGATGCCATCGTACACCCGCGCGTGCGCGAGGCATATAAGGCATGGCACGCCCGCCAGACGGCAGAAACGACGTTCATGGAATGTGCCCTGCTCTTCGAGTCGGGCTTCGACAGGCTCGTTGACCGCACCGTCCTCGTCCATACCCGCGATGAAGTGCGCCTCGCCCGCCTCATGGCACGCGACGGCATCTCACGCGCCCAGGCTCGCAAATGGATGGCGCTGCAGATGACAGAAGCAGAAAAACTCGCCCGTGCCGACATCGTCATCAGCAACGACGGCACACCGGAGGCACTGGAGCGCGAAGTGCGCCAATGGCTGGAAGCAAGGAGGTAA
- a CDS encoding DUF5606 family protein: MKETILSISGRPGLFRLVSSGRGNLIVETIDDAKKRLPAGARDRVTSLNDVSMYTDDDDAPLMDVFQNIANANDGKAVDINVKTASSKELADFMATALPNYDRDRVHQSDIKKLIQWYNILVNNGYTDFAESEAEEEEEA, translated from the coding sequence ATGAAAGAAACCATTCTCTCCATTTCCGGTCGCCCGGGGCTGTTCCGCCTCGTATCGAGCGGCCGCGGCAACCTCATCGTAGAGACTATTGACGACGCTAAGAAACGCCTGCCGGCTGGTGCCCGCGACCGTGTAACATCGCTCAACGACGTGTCGATGTACACCGACGATGACGATGCACCACTGATGGACGTGTTCCAGAACATAGCCAACGCCAACGACGGCAAGGCAGTGGACATCAACGTGAAGACAGCGAGCAGCAAGGAACTGGCAGACTTCATGGCGACAGCCCTGCCCAACTACGACCGCGACCGCGTACATCAGAGCGACATCAAGAAACTCATCCAGTGGTATAACATCCTGGTCAACAACGGCTACACCGACTTTGCCGAGAGCGAAGCTGAAGAGGAAGAAGAAGCATGA
- a CDS encoding saccharopine dehydrogenase family protein, whose product MGKVIIIGAGGVATVAAHKVAKNADVFSEIMIASRTKSKCDAIVKAIGNPAIKTAQVDADNVDELTALFDAFKPDLVMNLALPYQDLTIMEACLKSGVSYLDTANYEPRDVAHFEYSWQWAFKERFEQAGLTAILGCGFDPGVTSIYTAYAAKHHFKEIQYLDIVDCNAGNHHKAFATNFNPEINIREITQKGQYWEDGKWVETEPLEIHKTLTYPNVGPRESYLLHHEEIESLVKNYPTIRRARFWMTFGEEYLTHLRVIQNIGMAGIEPINYEGHQIVPLQFLKAVLPNPQDLGANYDGETSIGCRIRGIGKDGKEHTYYVYNNCSHQAAYEETGMQGVSYTTGVPATIGARLFMLGLWKRPGVWNVEEFDPDPFMDELNKQGLPWHELHDCDLEL is encoded by the coding sequence ATGGGAAAAGTCATCATCATAGGTGCCGGCGGTGTAGCCACCGTTGCGGCACACAAAGTAGCAAAGAACGCTGATGTGTTCAGCGAAATCATGATAGCGAGCCGCACGAAGTCGAAGTGCGACGCCATAGTTAAAGCCATCGGCAATCCTGCCATCAAGACCGCACAGGTTGATGCCGACAATGTGGACGAACTCACTGCCCTCTTCGATGCGTTCAAACCCGACCTCGTGATGAACCTCGCCCTGCCCTATCAGGACCTCACCATCATGGAGGCTTGTCTCAAGAGCGGTGTGAGTTACCTCGACACAGCCAACTATGAACCACGCGATGTGGCACACTTCGAATATAGTTGGCAATGGGCTTTCAAAGAACGCTTCGAACAAGCAGGACTGACCGCCATTCTGGGTTGCGGCTTCGACCCGGGCGTAACGAGCATCTACACCGCCTACGCCGCGAAGCACCACTTCAAGGAGATACAGTACCTCGACATCGTAGATTGCAACGCCGGCAACCACCACAAAGCCTTCGCCACGAACTTCAACCCCGAAATAAACATCCGCGAAATCACGCAGAAGGGGCAGTACTGGGAAGACGGCAAATGGGTGGAGACCGAACCGCTTGAAATCCACAAAACCCTGACCTACCCCAACGTGGGTCCGCGCGAGAGTTACCTGCTGCACCACGAGGAGATAGAGAGTCTTGTAAAGAACTATCCCACCATCCGCCGCGCCCGCTTCTGGATGACGTTCGGCGAGGAATACCTCACCCATCTGCGTGTGATTCAGAACATCGGTATGGCGGGCATCGAACCCATCAACTATGAAGGCCACCAAATCGTACCACTGCAATTCCTCAAAGCCGTGCTGCCCAATCCGCAGGACCTCGGCGCCAACTACGACGGCGAGACGAGCATCGGCTGCCGCATACGAGGCATCGGCAAGGATGGCAAGGAACACACCTACTACGTTTACAACAACTGTTCACACCAAGCCGCCTACGAAGAAACCGGCATGCAGGGTGTGAGTTACACCACGGGGGTGCCTGCCACCATCGGTGCGCGCTTGTTCATGCTCGGACTGTGGAAGCGCCCGGGCGTATGGAACGTGGAAGAATTCGACCCGGATCCATTCATGGACGAACTCAACAAACAGGGTCTGCCCTGGCACGAACTGCACGACTGCGACCTCGAACTCTGA
- a CDS encoding GSCFA domain-containing protein yields MKFRTTTELPSERLVLQPQSRLLLLGSCFAEHIGQKMLDGHMRAVVNPMGVLYNPESIRRCIEVLTNGTYDERYLFEDAFGMWHSWLHSGKFDAVSREEALTGIKASLDEGHKRLQEADVLFVTFGTNHVYRHKASDMVVANCHREPSATFAEEVLSVEEIVSSWQALLSRLPERMKVVFTVSPYRYAKYGMHGNRLSKATLLLAVDALCRADDRCLYFPAYEIVLDELRDYRFYAPDMLHVSEQAVEYVWERFRAWAFTEEMTTFAQEWAEISKALAHRPLHPDSEAFRRFEAATEERLRQFEAKFGRKK; encoded by the coding sequence ATGAAATTCCGCACGACAACAGAATTGCCTTCCGAAAGGCTGGTGTTGCAGCCCCAGTCGCGTTTGTTGCTACTGGGATCCTGCTTTGCCGAGCACATCGGGCAGAAAATGCTCGACGGACACATGCGCGCCGTGGTGAATCCTATGGGTGTGCTTTACAATCCCGAGAGCATACGGCGCTGCATAGAAGTGCTGACGAATGGCACATACGATGAGCGTTATCTGTTTGAAGACGCGTTCGGCATGTGGCACTCGTGGCTGCACAGCGGCAAGTTCGATGCGGTTTCACGCGAAGAAGCCCTGACAGGCATCAAGGCTTCGCTCGACGAGGGGCATAAAAGGCTTCAGGAGGCTGACGTGCTCTTCGTTACGTTCGGCACCAATCACGTCTATCGGCACAAGGCGTCAGACATGGTAGTAGCGAACTGCCACCGCGAGCCGTCTGCCACTTTCGCTGAGGAAGTGCTGAGTGTGGAAGAAATCGTGTCTTCGTGGCAGGCGTTGCTCAGCCGTTTGCCCGAGCGCATGAAGGTGGTTTTCACGGTCAGTCCGTACCGCTATGCGAAATATGGCATGCACGGCAACCGGCTGAGCAAAGCCACGCTGCTGCTTGCAGTGGATGCGCTGTGCCGTGCCGACGATCGCTGCCTGTACTTCCCTGCCTACGAGATCGTGCTCGATGAGTTGCGCGACTATCGCTTCTATGCGCCCGACATGCTCCACGTGAGCGAACAGGCTGTGGAATATGTGTGGGAGCGCTTCAGGGCGTGGGCTTTTACGGAAGAAATGACTACCTTTGCGCAGGAATGGGCAGAGATTTCCAAGGCACTCGCCCATCGCCCGCTTCACCCCGACAGTGAGGCGTTCCGACGGTTCGAGGCTGCCACAGAGGAGCGCCTGCGCCAGTTTGAGGCGAAATTTGGCAGAAAAAAATAA
- a CDS encoding transposase yields the protein MANTYTKLYVHCMFHVKTTSIAIRKQDISNLFAYIATSARNIGSTFVEVGGMQDHIHILATLPKTTTLSDFIRTLKAGSSGWLKKIAPIYKDFSWQSGYGAFSVSPSLKEKTINYIKFQEKHHSKRSFQEEYKLFLHGYGIEYDETHAFCD from the coding sequence ATGGCGAATACATATACAAAATTGTACGTCCACTGCATGTTCCACGTTAAAACAACAAGCATTGCTATAAGAAAACAAGACATCAGCAACCTATTTGCCTATATTGCCACATCAGCACGCAACATTGGCAGTACGTTTGTAGAGGTGGGAGGAATGCAAGACCATATTCACATTTTGGCAACTTTACCAAAGACAACAACTCTTTCTGACTTCATTAGGACATTGAAAGCGGGGAGTAGTGGTTGGTTAAAGAAAATTGCTCCTATCTATAAGGATTTCAGTTGGCAAAGTGGCTATGGTGCGTTTTCGGTTAGTCCTTCGCTCAAAGAAAAGACGATTAATTATATAAAGTTCCAAGAGAAACATCATTCAAAACGCTCGTTTCAAGAAGAATACAAATTGTTTTTGCATGGATATGGTATTGAATATGACGAAACTCATGCGTTTTGCGACTAA